The Paraburkholderia sabiae genome includes a region encoding these proteins:
- a CDS encoding N-formylglutamate amidohydrolase produces the protein MECKGAVFRGKSAVMVVTPHTGTVVPSDLLVHPAWEAVAGRLSDPGGKILATTARESEITSISATLHPCVIDLNVAANNTALSERLNRLGLCRTHTSRGEALYLPGLEPRDADVQCRIEEYWKPFHAAVLEELIRLRSIHNHVLVLVPHAGAWLSPYRDQMEAADCNFSTNHGASSERLIVSAITQASQALDRSWVVNGKMIDTFAAQRYGRPERGVHVIELEVGGRWRRAIEAATGDSGDSGDSGDEARPDTDMAKILCAAEQAVESLPATSVAGDLMRELRDSCLE, from the coding sequence ATGGAATGCAAAGGCGCGGTCTTCCGCGGTAAGTCAGCGGTGATGGTGGTGACGCCTCACACCGGGACGGTGGTTCCTTCGGACCTCCTTGTTCATCCCGCGTGGGAAGCCGTCGCGGGCAGACTTTCGGACCCGGGCGGGAAGATCCTCGCGACGACTGCGCGCGAAAGCGAGATTACGAGCATATCCGCGACGCTTCACCCGTGCGTAATCGATCTGAACGTGGCGGCGAACAACACCGCGTTGTCTGAGCGATTGAACCGCCTGGGACTTTGTCGTACGCACACGTCACGAGGGGAAGCGCTCTATTTGCCCGGATTGGAGCCCCGCGACGCGGATGTGCAATGTCGGATCGAAGAGTACTGGAAGCCGTTCCATGCGGCGGTTCTGGAGGAATTGATCCGGCTACGCAGCATACACAACCACGTTCTGGTGCTGGTACCGCATGCTGGCGCGTGGTTATCTCCGTATCGGGATCAGATGGAGGCCGCCGACTGCAATTTCAGCACCAATCATGGAGCATCCAGCGAGAGGCTCATTGTGAGCGCGATCACCCAGGCGTCGCAGGCGCTGGACCGTTCGTGGGTGGTGAATGGAAAGATGATCGATACGTTCGCGGCCCAGCGCTATGGCCGGCCGGAGCGCGGTGTTCACGTGATCGAACTGGAGGTTGGCGGTCGCTGGCGGCGGGCAATAGAGGCTGCGACGGGAGACTCGGGCGACTCGGGTGACTCGGGTGACGAGGCCCGACCTGATACGGATATGGCGAAAATTCTGTGCGCTGCCGAGCAGGCAGTTGAGAGCCTTCCCGCAACGAGCGTCGCCGGCGACCTGATGCGGGAGCTTCGTGACTCTTGTCTGGAATAA
- a CDS encoding pyrroline-5-carboxylate reductase, translated as MRLGFVGTGGITRAIVTGLLKMEAEVEAIALSNRTARIANDLAALHPKVRVCESNQQVLDTSDVVCLAVLPTIARAVIRELTFAPTHRVMSFIPGLRTDELSKLIPDAVAITRAVPLPAVEQGIGTTAVYPPDDVARLLFSSVGTAVEVESEDQFDCLHTATATMASYFAFMQSQADWLIGKGLPPEKARTFLSSYCAGMAHRAEHTDYSFPELIKHSITPGGMNEKVLVELSSASAFDLYPRALDGVLEWLKGFH; from the coding sequence ATGAGGCTTGGCTTTGTTGGTACCGGCGGCATCACCCGTGCGATCGTGACCGGACTTCTAAAGATGGAAGCGGAAGTCGAAGCTATCGCTCTGTCCAACAGGACAGCCCGGATCGCGAACGACCTCGCGGCGCTGCATCCGAAGGTGCGCGTTTGCGAATCAAATCAGCAGGTGCTAGACACCTCGGACGTGGTCTGCCTCGCGGTTCTTCCTACGATAGCGCGCGCCGTCATTCGTGAACTTACTTTCGCTCCGACGCACAGGGTCATGAGCTTCATTCCCGGCTTACGGACGGACGAGCTGTCGAAGCTGATCCCTGACGCAGTTGCGATCACCCGCGCGGTTCCTTTGCCAGCCGTCGAACAGGGCATTGGCACGACGGCGGTCTATCCACCTGACGACGTTGCGCGCCTGCTATTTTCCAGCGTGGGAACGGCCGTCGAGGTGGAAAGCGAAGATCAGTTCGACTGCCTGCATACCGCCACTGCGACAATGGCCAGCTATTTTGCATTCATGCAAAGTCAGGCGGACTGGCTCATCGGCAAGGGTCTGCCACCTGAAAAAGCGCGCACGTTCCTGTCCTCATACTGTGCAGGAATGGCGCACCGCGCCGAACACACGGACTATTCGTTTCCTGAACTTATCAAGCACTCGATCACGCCGGGCGGCATGAACGAAAAGGTGCTCGTCGAACTGTCGTCTGCCAGCGCATTCGATCTCTACCCGCGCGCACTCGACGGTGTGCTGGAGTGGCTGAAGGGCTTTCATTAG